From a single Candidatus Tiamatella incendiivivens genomic region:
- a CDS encoding CopG family transcriptional regulator, which yields MPEDTIQINVRKDLYEKAEKYIKEVGGFDSVNELVEFLLSEVLESESSGSGEYSEEDEEKVKERLRSLGYL from the coding sequence TTGCCGGAGGATACCATCCAAATTAATGTAAGGAAAGACCTCTACGAGAAGGCTGAGAAGTACATAAAGGAAGTAGGAGGCTTCGACAGCGTAAATGAACTCGTCGAGTTCCTCCTATCAGAAGTGCTCGAGTCAGAGTCATCGGGCTCTGGAGAGTATAGTGAGGAGGATGAGGAGAAGGTTAAGGAGAGGCTGAGGTCTCTGGGATATCTCTAG